The following proteins come from a genomic window of Flavobacterium eburneipallidum:
- a CDS encoding glycoside hydrolase family 97 protein: MNAKSLYCVLLVGFLVAQTQAQQTLVTSPDGKLTVNLAVNNGTPTYSVSYNGKLFLEPSPIGLKTNIGDFSTGLALKENQVQKIDETYELPNIKQSKVHYVANQTVFSFTKENKAVIDITFRVSNNDVAFKYKVHPQKSTVAAVVQEEASGFLFPAGTTSFLSAQSQAMVGWERTMPSYEIPYVVDAPVGENGKGEGYTFPCLFKLKNNGWVLISETGVDSYYCASRLMGHEKGLYTIGFPMQGENNGVGSSTPGIRLPGETPWRTITVGETLEPIVTTTVPFDLVKPRYEASQKYEYTKGTWSWIIGMEKSMNYDEQMRYIDFSADLGYQTLLVDALWDTQVGRDKVEALAKYGASKGVGLYLWYNSNGYWNDAPQTPRGKMDNSIVRRKEMAWMKSIGIKGIKVDFFGGDKQETMKLYEDILFDANDYGIMVIFHGTTLPRGWERMYPNYASSEAVLASENLYFDQKYCDTEAYSATLHTFIRNTVGSMDFGGSALNKFYNDKNTPNKGSKRLTSDVYALATAILFQSGVQHFALAPNNLTDTPKWAIDFMKTVPTTWDEVKFIAGYPGKYAILARRQGDKWYVAGINAQKETLKIKVKLPMIAGGSELEQYTDDAQLKGSLTATKLKKNQEIELTIPCNGAVVLVN; encoded by the coding sequence ATGAATGCTAAATCATTGTATTGCGTTTTGCTAGTTGGTTTTTTGGTTGCCCAAACTCAAGCACAACAAACCCTTGTAACAAGTCCTGACGGAAAATTGACCGTAAACCTCGCTGTAAATAACGGAACACCAACCTATAGTGTTTCTTACAATGGGAAGTTGTTTCTAGAACCGTCGCCCATTGGACTAAAAACCAATATTGGAGATTTCAGCACAGGTTTAGCATTAAAAGAAAATCAAGTTCAAAAAATTGATGAAACCTACGAATTACCAAATATCAAACAAAGCAAGGTTCATTATGTAGCCAATCAAACCGTATTTTCATTCACAAAAGAGAACAAAGCAGTCATTGATATTACTTTTAGAGTGAGCAATAATGATGTTGCATTTAAGTATAAAGTACATCCTCAAAAATCAACGGTTGCAGCAGTGGTTCAAGAAGAAGCATCTGGATTTTTATTCCCTGCGGGAACTACTTCATTTCTTTCAGCACAAAGTCAAGCAATGGTAGGATGGGAAAGAACAATGCCTAGTTATGAAATTCCGTATGTTGTTGATGCGCCAGTAGGCGAAAATGGAAAAGGTGAAGGTTATACTTTTCCTTGTCTTTTTAAACTCAAAAATAATGGCTGGGTTTTAATTTCAGAAACAGGTGTGGACAGTTACTATTGCGCCAGTAGATTAATGGGTCACGAAAAAGGGTTGTACACCATTGGTTTTCCTATGCAAGGCGAAAACAATGGCGTTGGTTCCTCAACTCCTGGGATTCGACTTCCTGGCGAAACGCCTTGGCGAACCATTACTGTTGGCGAAACTTTAGAACCTATTGTAACTACAACAGTTCCTTTTGATTTGGTGAAACCGCGTTACGAAGCTTCTCAAAAATACGAATACACCAAGGGAACTTGGAGCTGGATTATTGGTATGGAGAAAAGCATGAATTATGATGAACAAATGCGATATATCGATTTTAGTGCTGATTTGGGTTATCAAACACTTTTAGTGGATGCGCTTTGGGATACTCAGGTTGGACGTGACAAGGTAGAGGCTTTAGCAAAATATGGTGCTAGCAAAGGTGTTGGTTTGTATTTATGGTACAATTCTAATGGATATTGGAATGATGCGCCTCAAACACCTAGAGGAAAAATGGATAATAGTATTGTCCGACGTAAAGAAATGGCTTGGATGAAAAGTATTGGAATCAAAGGAATCAAAGTGGACTTTTTTGGAGGTGACAAACAAGAAACCATGAAGTTGTACGAAGATATTTTATTTGATGCCAATGATTACGGAATTATGGTCATTTTTCACGGAACGACCTTGCCACGTGGTTGGGAACGAATGTATCCAAACTATGCTTCGAGCGAAGCCGTTTTGGCAAGTGAAAATCTTTATTTTGATCAAAAGTATTGCGATACCGAAGCCTATAGCGCAACCTTGCATACTTTCATCCGAAATACGGTTGGAAGCATGGATTTTGGCGGAAGTGCTTTGAATAAGTTTTACAATGATAAAAACACACCAAACAAAGGTTCAAAAAGATTAACTTCTGATGTTTACGCATTGGCTACAGCTATTTTGTTTCAAAGTGGCGTGCAGCATTTTGCATTAGCACCAAACAATCTTACCGATACGCCAAAATGGGCAATCGATTTTATGAAAACAGTACCAACAACCTGGGACGAAGTGAAATTTATTGCTGGTTATCCTGGTAAATATGCCATATTAGCCCGTCGTCAAGGCGATAAATGGTATGTGGCTGGAATAAATGCTCAAAAAGAAACCCTTAAAATTAAAGTAAAACTCCCTATGATTGCTGGAGGTTCTGAACTGGAGCAATACACAGATGATGCCCAGTTAAAAGGAAGTCTTACAGCCACAAAACTGAAAAAAAACCAAGAAATTGAATTGACAATTCCTTGTAATGGTGCTGTGGTTTTAGTGAATTAA
- a CDS encoding DUF4998 domain-containing protein, translating to MKKYNFKKVSYYFIMTLLIGVYSCSVNDDYKKFVEEGELSYTGKIDSLKILPGRNRVKLEGLIISDPKVTQLRVYWNSKKDSAIVPITRTSGVDAVSTVIENLPENIYNFEVKTFDAKGNGSIAQNVTASTYGPRYQASLTNRNMINNIPDGDRLTINFADMDRSSGVLGSEIVYTTSNGLEKTIFVDINDSNVVIPDSKFLAPLKYRTTFKPTTTAIDIFYTDYTTVQPRPTPALKNAKQPFAYDTVAGLVGGRWGTLAEPWITNAAAKTHNGVGGYDNGCCAGREKTMNLESGWGSPNYTNAKIHQVTTADANVNYQLRFTTVTSNYSTNDAAGAYLVIALGANGLPNVENVTTAPEVIAYKKIGGIDGGTLTVNFSVPQVSQISVGLVATQTGEKYCNIKSWEIIKL from the coding sequence ATGAAAAAGTATAATTTTAAAAAAGTTTCTTACTACTTTATTATGACATTGCTTATAGGAGTCTATTCATGCTCTGTAAATGATGATTATAAAAAGTTTGTAGAAGAAGGAGAGCTTTCTTATACAGGAAAAATTGATTCTTTGAAAATCCTTCCAGGAAGGAATAGAGTAAAACTTGAGGGACTTATCATTTCAGACCCTAAAGTTACTCAATTAAGAGTTTATTGGAATTCCAAAAAGGATTCTGCTATAGTGCCTATCACCAGAACTTCGGGTGTTGATGCCGTTTCTACTGTTATAGAAAACCTGCCCGAAAACATTTATAATTTCGAAGTAAAAACTTTTGATGCCAAAGGAAATGGTTCTATTGCTCAAAATGTAACAGCAAGTACCTATGGACCACGTTATCAAGCAAGTTTGACCAATAGAAATATGATTAATAACATACCTGATGGGGATCGACTCACTATTAATTTTGCCGATATGGACAGAAGTTCAGGAGTCCTAGGGTCAGAGATTGTTTACACAACTTCTAATGGATTAGAAAAAACAATTTTTGTAGATATTAATGATTCTAATGTAGTTATTCCAGATTCAAAATTCTTGGCTCCTCTTAAATACAGAACTACTTTTAAACCTACCACAACAGCAATTGATATATTTTATACTGATTACACAACGGTACAGCCAAGACCTACTCCAGCACTAAAAAATGCAAAACAACCTTTTGCCTATGATACAGTTGCAGGATTAGTTGGCGGCAGATGGGGCACTTTAGCAGAACCTTGGATAACTAATGCTGCAGCAAAAACTCATAATGGGGTTGGCGGATACGATAATGGTTGTTGTGCAGGAAGAGAAAAAACAATGAATTTAGAATCTGGTTGGGGTTCGCCTAATTATACAAATGCCAAGATACATCAAGTAACAACAGCTGATGCAAATGTAAATTATCAATTAAGGTTTACAACAGTAACCTCTAATTATTCTACTAATGATGCTGCAGGTGCATATCTCGTAATAGCTCTAGGAGCAAACGGATTGCCTAATGTCGAAAATGTGACTACAGCACCAGAAGTTATAGCTTACAAGAAGATTGGCGGAATTGATGGAGGTACTTTAACAGTTAACTTTTCGGTTCCTCAAGTTTCTCAAATTTCAGTTGGGCTTGTAGCTACTCAAACAGGTGAAAAATACTGCAATATTAAATCTTGGGAAATAATAAAGTTATAA
- a CDS encoding DUF5000 domain-containing lipoprotein, translated as MERNLRKSFWVIMFSLVLTFVSCSEEKGPTPLENNPNGPGMVENITIENLSGKVKLTYELPDNQDLLYVKANYKLENGTEMEVKSSYYNNSMLLEGFAGGKEVNVKVTAVNRSEKSSVAKDITVSPLLAPIYGVFNSLETSVDFGGIRIKASNPTKENIALLVMTKNNTGDWEALRNSIYTSTDIINKNVRANAGSFESKPTQFAIVVRDRWLNVTDTLFTEITPLFEEKIPVSNYRPLRLDNDPASYPENRVEYLWDSQFGWPRVWVTLRSNPVPKHTVTMDMGTSARISRIHIWDYLEGGNYYYLGSMRKFRIWGIDSTPNQSGSLAGWTLLGDYTAVKPSGLPYGQQNNEDFLTAQAGVDYETRSDVNVRYIRIECLESWDGNSYMALSELLIYGKVN; from the coding sequence ATGGAAAGAAATTTAAGAAAATCCTTTTGGGTTATTATGTTTTCTTTGGTTCTAACTTTTGTAAGTTGTTCTGAAGAAAAAGGACCTACACCATTAGAAAATAATCCTAATGGTCCGGGAATGGTAGAGAATATAACGATAGAAAATTTATCAGGAAAAGTAAAGCTTACTTACGAGTTGCCAGATAATCAAGATTTACTTTATGTAAAAGCTAATTACAAACTTGAAAACGGTACAGAGATGGAGGTAAAATCTTCGTATTACAATAATAGTATGTTGTTAGAAGGTTTCGCAGGAGGCAAAGAAGTTAATGTAAAAGTTACTGCTGTAAATCGTAGTGAGAAATCATCAGTAGCCAAAGACATTACTGTTAGTCCTCTTTTAGCACCAATTTATGGCGTATTTAATTCTCTTGAAACCTCGGTAGATTTTGGAGGAATTCGAATAAAAGCATCAAATCCAACTAAAGAGAATATTGCTCTCTTGGTAATGACTAAAAACAACACAGGAGATTGGGAAGCATTGCGTAATAGCATTTACACAAGTACAGATATTATTAATAAAAATGTTAGAGCTAATGCTGGTAGTTTTGAATCAAAACCAACCCAATTTGCCATTGTAGTTAGAGATAGATGGTTAAATGTTACCGATACTCTTTTTACTGAAATCACTCCTCTATTCGAAGAAAAAATACCAGTTAGTAATTATAGACCTTTAAGACTAGACAATGATCCAGCATCATATCCTGAAAATAGAGTTGAATATCTTTGGGACAGTCAATTTGGATGGCCTAGAGTATGGGTAACCTTAAGAAGTAACCCTGTTCCAAAACATACCGTTACAATGGATATGGGAACCTCTGCAAGAATAAGTAGAATACATATTTGGGATTATTTAGAAGGAGGAAATTATTATTATTTAGGCAGTATGCGCAAATTCAGAATCTGGGGGATTGATTCTACGCCTAATCAATCAGGTAGTTTAGCAGGATGGACACTACTTGGCGATTACACCGCTGTAAAACCTTCAGGACTGCCTTATGGTCAGCAAAATAATGAGGATTTTTTAACCGCACAAGCTGGGGTTGATTATGAAACAAGAAGTGATGTTAATGTGAGGTACATACGCATCGAATGTTTAGAGAGCTGGGATGGAAATTCGTATATGGCACTTTCTGAATTATTGATATATGGAAAAGTTAATTAA
- a CDS encoding RagB/SusD family nutrient uptake outer membrane protein: MIVSLIGLESCEDTFLDVVPDNVATIEQAFKLRNEAEKYLFTCYSYLPLNGDALWNVAMLSGDELWIPPQDLALDSNAFDVARGLQRKFDPYVDAWEGRYQGGGPNDQFRLWNGIRHCNIFIENLEDESKVPDITQSERLKWIAEAKFLKAYYHFYMMRMYGPIPVMRKNIAIDAPLSELYVSREPVDEVVNYIVQLLDEATVNLEPVIVDKNNDLGRITKPVAAALKAQVLLTSASPLFNGNTDMAGFTTKDGKPFFNQTYVPEKWQLAADAAKAAIDLALAANHDLYTFTNASYNISDVTKRKLSITEAITDRTSREVIWHNTKSQANAIQVQCAWPVNAEQPDYTAQKFLAPTLKMAQMFYSKNGVPIEEDKTLDFSDIKALRGATASERFDIKEGERTARLNFDREPRFYADLAFDRSVYYLESSQADETKYWLRAKFAEPSGSDDVRHYNITGYYLKKLVNYRYNWGGTGTGASFRSYAWPEIRLAELYLDYAEALNEVNGPGNEEIFTYLDKIRNRAGLIGVKESWNNYSKNPTKHTTKDGLREIIHQERNIELCFEGKRFWDLKRWKKAVLELNQPIRGWNYKGTDEASYYQITTIFQQRFVGPRDYFWPINEQTIRQNPNLIQNPGW, translated from the coding sequence ATGATTGTATCTTTAATAGGACTCGAATCGTGTGAAGATACTTTTTTAGATGTTGTACCAGATAACGTTGCAACAATAGAGCAAGCTTTCAAATTAAGGAATGAGGCAGAAAAATATTTGTTTACCTGTTATTCCTATTTGCCACTTAATGGCGATGCATTATGGAATGTAGCAATGCTTAGTGGAGACGAACTATGGATTCCTCCGCAAGATTTAGCACTTGATAGTAATGCTTTTGATGTTGCAAGAGGATTGCAAAGAAAGTTTGATCCCTATGTAGATGCATGGGAAGGTAGATATCAAGGTGGTGGCCCTAATGATCAATTTAGATTGTGGAATGGAATCAGACATTGTAATATTTTTATAGAAAATCTTGAAGATGAATCAAAGGTGCCTGATATCACACAATCAGAGCGTTTGAAATGGATTGCAGAAGCAAAATTCTTAAAAGCCTATTATCATTTCTACATGATGCGTATGTATGGACCTATCCCTGTTATGCGTAAAAATATAGCTATTGATGCTCCATTAAGTGAATTGTATGTTTCTCGTGAACCAGTTGACGAAGTAGTAAATTACATTGTACAATTATTAGATGAAGCAACAGTAAATTTAGAACCTGTAATTGTAGATAAGAATAATGATTTAGGCAGAATTACAAAACCAGTTGCTGCAGCTTTAAAAGCACAAGTTTTGTTAACATCAGCGAGTCCTTTGTTTAACGGTAATACAGATATGGCAGGTTTTACTACCAAAGATGGCAAACCGTTTTTCAATCAAACTTACGTTCCTGAAAAATGGCAATTAGCTGCCGATGCCGCAAAGGCAGCAATAGATTTAGCACTAGCAGCTAACCATGATCTTTACACATTTACAAATGCTTCATACAATATAAGTGATGTAACAAAACGAAAATTGTCTATTACCGAAGCCATAACGGATAGAACAAGTAGAGAGGTGATCTGGCATAATACTAAAAGTCAGGCAAATGCAATTCAAGTGCAATGTGCTTGGCCAGTAAATGCAGAGCAACCCGATTATACGGCTCAAAAATTTTTAGCACCAACTCTAAAAATGGCTCAAATGTTTTACAGTAAAAATGGTGTGCCTATAGAAGAGGATAAGACACTAGATTTCTCTGATATTAAAGCTTTGAGAGGAGCTACCGCAAGTGAAAGATTTGATATTAAAGAAGGAGAACGCACAGCCAGATTGAATTTTGATCGTGAACCTAGATTTTATGCTGATTTAGCCTTTGATCGTTCCGTATATTATTTAGAAAGTAGCCAAGCCGATGAAACCAAATATTGGCTTAGAGCCAAGTTTGCAGAACCTAGCGGTAGTGATGATGTTAGACATTATAATATTACAGGGTATTATCTTAAAAAGCTAGTAAATTATAGATACAATTGGGGCGGTACTGGCACAGGAGCTTCTTTTCGTTCTTATGCTTGGCCAGAAATTCGTTTAGCAGAATTATATTTAGACTATGCAGAGGCTTTAAATGAGGTAAATGGCCCAGGAAATGAAGAGATTTTTACTTATTTAGATAAAATTAGAAACAGAGCTGGACTAATAGGTGTTAAGGAGTCATGGAATAATTATTCAAAAAATCCAACTAAACACACTACTAAAGATGGTTTAAGAGAAATTATACACCAAGAGCGCAATATTGAATTGTGTTTTGAAGGAAAACGTTTTTGGGATCTAAAAAGATGGAAAAAAGCAGTACTTGAATTAAATCAACCTATTAGAGGATGGAATTATAAAGGAACTGATGAAGCGAGTTACTATCAAATTACTACAATATTTCAACAAAGATTCGTTGGTCCAAGAGATTATTTTTGGCCAATAAACGAGCAAACAATTAGACAAAATCCGAATTTAATTCAAAATCCAGGTTGGTAA
- a CDS encoding SusC/RagA family TonB-linked outer membrane protein — translation MKNFINIKKTHFYDLDFNIKKKYALLFLFLPLFQVQANAETATVLTKVEQQQQQQRTISGQVTDESGMPLPGATVFVKGTQNSAMTDYDGKFSLKINETDKVLVVSFVGYESTEILIQNKSVFEVNIKPSSEGLKEVVVVGFGTQKKASMVSSITTINPKELKGPTSNLTNMLAGRISGMVAYQRTGEPGADNSDFFIRGLGSFGAGKRDPLILVDGIESNTTDMARLQPDDIESFSVLKDAAAAAVYGARGANGVVLITTKKGKEGKSKFSFRSETRMSSNTRNFDFADNITYMNLANEATLTRNPQAILPYTQTKIDRTAAGDNPYLYPSNNWIKELIKDYTINQGFNLSASGGAEKARYYISGTYNVDNGVLNVEGLNNFNSNVKLRNYSLRSNIDLDLTATTKAAIRVYGQFDDYNGPIGGGQRIFNLALWSNPVKFPKVYPSSFLPFIEHPLFGGALTDSNSNTLLINPYAEMVRGYQTSKASTIQAQIELKQDLGGILEGLSARAMGYVRRYSFYQVQRQYNPFYYQGVVNGDEIQLQVLNDGGANSVGTVGTEYLNYSEGAKNLDSRIYLEAAINYNRTFNEKHAVSGMLINLLSSFEQGNAGSVQGSLANRNHGVSGRFTYGYDDRYLAEFNFGYNGSERFATGKRYGFFPSFGLAYNVSNEKFWEPLKNVVTQFKLRATYGLVGNDQIGNAGDRFFYLSNVNLNDPTYGTSFGEEFAYYRNGVSLSRYANPNIGWEESEQINLGFDLELAKSFNVVVDIYKQTRSNILQNRTNIGSTIGLTAVPATNFGKVESKGLDVSVVYNKQFNNDWFTQLRGNFTYADNKILQYDEVTYPSNLSYLSQIGQNVSQSYGYIAERLFIDNAEVANSPTQFGEYLGGDIKYRDVNEDGVINQNDIVPLGDPAVPKIVFGFGGTVGYKKFDFSIFFQGSAQSSFFINPGNIAPFVLNGSYQNGLLDVIAKDHWSEDNRDSYAFFPRLSDTFVENNNRVSTWWMRDGSFLRLKTIEAGYNVPEKTISKLGISALRIYASGNNLAVWSRFKLWDPEMGGNGLGYPIQSVYNLGLKLDF, via the coding sequence ATGAAAAACTTTATAAATATAAAGAAAACGCATTTTTATGATTTGGACTTTAATATAAAAAAGAAATACGCACTCCTTTTTTTATTTCTTCCTTTATTTCAAGTTCAAGCAAATGCAGAAACTGCTACAGTTTTAACTAAAGTTGAGCAACAGCAGCAACAGCAAAGAACGATTAGTGGACAAGTAACAGACGAGAGTGGAATGCCTTTACCTGGCGCAACAGTTTTTGTAAAAGGGACTCAAAATTCAGCTATGACTGATTATGATGGAAAATTCTCTTTGAAAATAAATGAAACAGACAAAGTACTGGTTGTGTCTTTTGTAGGATATGAATCCACTGAAATTTTAATCCAAAACAAATCAGTTTTTGAAGTAAATATAAAACCTAGTTCAGAAGGTCTAAAAGAGGTTGTAGTTGTAGGTTTTGGAACTCAAAAAAAAGCCAGTATGGTGAGTTCGATTACAACAATTAATCCAAAAGAATTAAAAGGCCCTACTAGTAACTTGACTAATATGCTTGCGGGAAGAATTTCAGGAATGGTTGCTTATCAAAGAACAGGTGAGCCTGGTGCTGATAATTCGGATTTCTTTATTCGTGGATTAGGATCATTTGGGGCAGGAAAGCGAGATCCATTAATCCTGGTTGATGGTATTGAATCTAATACAACCGATATGGCAAGATTACAACCAGATGATATTGAAAGTTTTTCAGTATTGAAAGATGCTGCTGCTGCTGCTGTTTATGGAGCACGTGGAGCTAATGGTGTTGTTTTAATTACCACAAAAAAAGGAAAAGAAGGAAAATCAAAGTTCAGTTTCCGTTCAGAAACTAGGATGTCATCCAATACCAGAAATTTTGATTTTGCCGATAATATTACTTATATGAATTTAGCTAATGAAGCTACATTAACAAGAAATCCGCAAGCCATATTGCCTTATACTCAAACTAAAATTGATAGAACGGCTGCAGGAGATAATCCTTATTTGTATCCAAGTAATAATTGGATCAAAGAATTAATCAAAGATTATACGATTAATCAAGGTTTTAATTTGAGTGCTAGCGGAGGTGCTGAAAAAGCAAGGTATTATATTTCTGGAACCTATAATGTAGATAATGGCGTGTTGAATGTTGAAGGGCTTAATAATTTTAATTCTAACGTAAAGCTTAGGAATTATTCTTTAAGATCTAATATTGATTTGGATCTTACCGCTACAACAAAAGCAGCAATACGTGTTTATGGTCAATTTGATGATTATAATGGTCCAATAGGTGGAGGACAACGTATATTTAATCTTGCATTATGGTCTAATCCTGTTAAGTTTCCTAAAGTATATCCTTCTAGTTTTCTCCCTTTTATTGAACATCCATTATTCGGAGGAGCTTTGACAGATAGTAATAGTAATACATTGTTAATTAACCCTTATGCCGAAATGGTACGTGGGTACCAAACAAGTAAGGCTTCGACAATACAAGCACAAATAGAGTTAAAGCAAGATTTAGGAGGTATTTTAGAAGGTTTGAGCGCCAGAGCGATGGGGTATGTAAGAAGATATTCTTTCTATCAAGTTCAAAGACAATACAATCCTTTTTATTATCAAGGTGTTGTCAATGGAGATGAAATTCAATTACAAGTGCTAAATGATGGTGGAGCAAATAGTGTAGGAACTGTAGGAACCGAATATTTGAATTATAGTGAGGGAGCAAAAAATTTAGATTCTCGTATTTATCTTGAAGCAGCTATAAATTACAATAGAACTTTTAACGAAAAACATGCTGTTTCGGGTATGCTTATCAACTTGTTGTCCAGTTTTGAACAAGGTAATGCAGGAAGTGTACAAGGTTCGCTTGCCAACAGAAATCATGGAGTATCGGGAAGGTTTACCTATGGTTATGACGACAGATACTTGGCCGAATTTAATTTTGGTTACAATGGTTCTGAACGTTTTGCAACAGGAAAAAGATATGGTTTTTTCCCTTCATTCGGTTTAGCATATAATGTTTCTAATGAAAAATTTTGGGAACCACTGAAAAATGTTGTAACACAATTTAAACTTAGAGCCACTTATGGTTTGGTGGGTAATGATCAAATAGGTAATGCAGGCGACCGTTTCTTTTATTTATCAAATGTAAACCTTAATGATCCTACTTATGGTACTTCTTTTGGTGAGGAGTTTGCTTATTACCGTAATGGGGTTTCTTTATCTCGTTATGCTAATCCTAATATTGGTTGGGAAGAATCAGAGCAAATTAATTTAGGCTTTGATTTAGAGTTGGCTAAATCTTTTAATGTAGTAGTTGATATTTACAAACAAACACGAAGTAATATATTGCAAAACAGAACTAATATAGGTTCGACAATAGGTCTTACAGCAGTGCCAGCAACTAATTTTGGAAAAGTAGAAAGTAAAGGTCTTGATGTATCAGTCGTTTATAATAAACAATTCAACAATGATTGGTTTACACAATTGAGAGGGAATTTTACCTATGCAGACAATAAAATATTACAATATGATGAGGTAACTTACCCAAGTAACTTGTCATACCTTTCTCAAATAGGACAAAATGTGAGTCAATCGTATGGTTATATCGCCGAGCGTTTATTTATTGATAATGCCGAAGTAGCCAATTCACCAACGCAATTTGGAGAGTATTTAGGAGGAGATATCAAGTATCGCGATGTTAATGAAGATGGTGTCATTAATCAAAATGATATCGTTCCGTTAGGTGATCCTGCTGTACCAAAAATTGTTTTTGGTTTTGGGGGTACTGTAGGTTATAAAAAATTTGATTTTAGTATTTTCTTCCAAGGATCAGCTCAATCTTCATTTTTTATTAATCCAGGAAATATAGCACCTTTTGTCTTAAATGGATCTTATCAAAACGGTTTGTTAGATGTTATCGCAAAGGATCACTGGTCTGAAGATAATAGAGATTCCTATGCTTTTTTCCCAAGGTTAAGCGACACATTTGTTGAGAACAATAACAGGGTCTCAACCTGGTGGATGCGCGATGGTTCTTTCTTAAGATTAAAAACAATAGAGGCAGGATATAATGTGCCAGAAAAGACAATATCTAAATTAGGAATTTCTGCTCTTAGGATATATGCAAGTGGTAATAATTTAGCCGTTTGGAGCAGATTCAAATTATGGGATCCAGAAATGGGAGGTAACGGTTTAGGATACCCAATACAATCTGTTTATAATTTAGGTTTAAAACTTGATTTTTAA